The following coding sequences lie in one Kribbella sp. NBC_00709 genomic window:
- a CDS encoding NAD(P)H-binding protein has translation MLLITGATGHIGRTLIDELNRRGADFRALVRSPRPDLPAEQQVGDLDGPLDLHGIDKVFLLVPGTGLDHTVNVIAAAREAGVRHLVYISSYAVLGDPIPAMGHWHHEREQLIHDSGIPATFLRPTGFMTNAVDWLPTIRAGGYVLDPIGPGRSAPIDPADIAAVAATVLTEEGHEKQEYTLTGPEAFTLAEQVSILAGAIGRTLEVRPIETPEDAVRFRYPDGAPPDLAAAIVEGLKLMRADTIGLRTDTVRRLTRREPRTFATWCGDNLQLFK, from the coding sequence ATGCTACTCATCACCGGCGCCACCGGGCACATCGGCCGAACGCTCATTGACGAGCTCAACCGCCGCGGCGCCGACTTCCGTGCCCTGGTCCGCAGCCCGCGCCCGGATCTGCCCGCGGAGCAACAGGTCGGCGACCTCGACGGGCCGCTCGACCTGCACGGCATCGACAAGGTGTTCCTGCTCGTCCCCGGGACCGGCCTCGACCACACCGTCAACGTGATCGCGGCCGCGCGTGAAGCCGGAGTACGGCACCTCGTCTACATCTCGTCGTACGCCGTGCTCGGCGACCCGATCCCTGCGATGGGCCACTGGCATCACGAACGCGAGCAGCTGATCCACGACTCCGGGATCCCGGCGACGTTCCTCCGGCCGACCGGCTTCATGACGAACGCGGTGGACTGGCTGCCGACGATCCGCGCCGGCGGGTACGTGCTCGACCCGATCGGCCCGGGCCGCTCCGCGCCCATCGACCCGGCGGACATCGCGGCCGTCGCGGCAACCGTCCTCACCGAGGAGGGCCACGAGAAGCAGGAGTACACGCTGACCGGCCCCGAGGCGTTCACCCTCGCCGAGCAGGTCTCGATCCTCGCCGGCGCGATCGGCCGCACCCTCGAAGTACGCCCGATCGAGACCCCCGAGGACGCCGTCCGCTTCCGCTACCCCGACGGCGCCCCGCCGGACCTCGCGGCCGCGATCGTCGAAGGGCTCAAGCTCATGCGCGCCGACACCATCGGCCTCCGCACGGACACCGTGCGCCGCCTCACCAGGCGCGAACCACGGACGTTCGCGACCTGGTGCGGCGACAACCTGCAGTTGTTCAAGTAG
- a CDS encoding alpha/beta fold hydrolase, whose product MRHLITLIAAATAVTGLTGLAAPAQAADCDVQCQLDLQHQNAVPRTSFYDPPASLPWALPGSVIRKQTTNDYAVGPATRIMYHSRTSAGRDVATTAVVLVPAGKAPAGGWPVVVDAHGSSGIGVPCAPSLMKDLYHGNQMMDFVNAGFAVVAPDYAGLGTDGRPELVNKTAEANDVIYAQQAARRVRSDLSSRWVLWGHSQGGGAAMGVAERQRVRPQPGYLGTVLTSPVANLSEVVDHVAATPGYGAFAAMIAQGAHFSDPKIQPQRLLSPEAYSRIGITAIGCLNAAFTAYADLTGPQLVAPAYSTDPAFRKYLRVNSAGSLPLGGPVLLLQGEADTVVPVGVTDQIAKAQCRLGTRLTYKTYPGLEHDTYPWVQGIDDGAMPDILAWTADRFAGRAAPMSCTR is encoded by the coding sequence GTGCGACACCTCATCACCCTGATCGCCGCGGCTACGGCGGTGACCGGCCTGACTGGCTTGGCCGCGCCGGCGCAGGCGGCCGATTGCGACGTGCAGTGCCAGCTGGATCTGCAACATCAGAACGCCGTACCGCGGACGTCGTTCTACGACCCGCCCGCTTCGTTGCCTTGGGCCCTCCCGGGGTCCGTGATCCGGAAGCAGACGACGAACGACTACGCCGTCGGACCGGCGACCCGGATCATGTACCACTCGCGCACCTCGGCCGGCCGCGATGTGGCCACGACAGCCGTCGTCCTGGTGCCCGCGGGCAAGGCGCCGGCGGGCGGGTGGCCGGTCGTGGTGGACGCGCACGGCTCGAGCGGAATCGGCGTACCGTGTGCGCCGTCGCTGATGAAGGACCTCTACCACGGCAACCAGATGATGGACTTCGTCAACGCCGGCTTCGCGGTCGTCGCGCCTGACTACGCGGGCCTCGGCACCGACGGCAGACCCGAGCTCGTCAACAAGACCGCGGAAGCCAACGACGTGATCTACGCCCAGCAGGCGGCCCGCCGGGTGCGGTCGGACCTGTCGTCGCGGTGGGTGTTGTGGGGTCACTCGCAGGGCGGCGGTGCAGCGATGGGCGTCGCCGAGCGGCAGCGCGTCCGTCCGCAGCCCGGTTACCTCGGCACCGTTCTCACGTCGCCGGTGGCCAACCTGTCCGAGGTCGTCGACCATGTTGCCGCGACTCCCGGGTACGGCGCCTTCGCCGCGATGATTGCCCAGGGCGCCCATTTCAGCGACCCGAAGATCCAGCCCCAGCGGCTGCTCAGCCCCGAGGCCTACTCCCGGATCGGCATCACCGCGATCGGCTGCCTGAACGCGGCGTTCACGGCGTACGCCGATCTGACCGGACCGCAGCTGGTCGCCCCGGCGTACTCGACCGATCCCGCCTTCCGGAAGTATCTGCGGGTCAACTCGGCCGGGTCCCTGCCGCTCGGTGGACCGGTCCTGCTGCTCCAGGGCGAGGCCGACACCGTCGTACCTGTCGGTGTCACCGACCAGATCGCGAAGGCGCAGTGCCGGCTCGGGACACGCCTTACGTACAAGACGTATCCCGGACTCGAGCACGACACCTACCCGTGGGTGCAGGGCATCGACGACGGCGCCATGCCAGACATCCTCGCCTGGACCGCCGACCGCTTTGCGGGACGCGCCGCCCCGATGTCCTGCACCCGGTGA
- a CDS encoding MarR family winged helix-turn-helix transcriptional regulator, translating to MPEFLELHSTTSKLLRAAADAAVQRHGLRLGQDHLMAALWAEDGRTPGEIAAAVNVTTPAVTKLATRMAEAGWLERRPDPHDNRLVRLWLTPAGRALQKPIEAERQALEDRITATLTKTERAHLLKALAKIQQVLVSDLA from the coding sequence GTGCCCGAGTTCCTGGAGTTGCACAGCACGACGTCCAAGTTGCTGCGAGCCGCGGCGGACGCCGCCGTACAACGGCATGGGCTGCGACTGGGGCAGGACCATCTCATGGCCGCGCTGTGGGCGGAGGACGGCCGTACGCCGGGCGAGATCGCCGCCGCGGTCAACGTGACCACCCCTGCCGTCACCAAACTCGCGACCCGGATGGCCGAGGCCGGCTGGCTCGAACGGCGACCCGATCCGCACGACAACCGGCTCGTCCGCCTCTGGCTGACACCGGCCGGCCGAGCCCTGCAGAAGCCGATCGAGGCCGAGCGCCAGGCCCTCGAGGACCGCATCACCGCAACCCTCACGAAGACCGAACGCGCCCACCTGCTGAAGGCCCTGGCGAAGATCCAGCAGGTGCTGGTGTCAGACCTCGCGTGA
- a CDS encoding GNAT family N-acetyltransferase — protein MTDVVAPDADLLARAIHTFLNTAADASYLKSPNTLTFTALTDNTLTGWCWGYHLPRPDGSSMLYLHQLEVLESHRSQGIGRQLLTTFITTGQSLGATKMFLTTGANNTPARNLYDSMGGGLSTQGATVNYWFLL, from the coding sequence ATGACCGACGTAGTCGCCCCCGACGCCGACCTACTCGCACGCGCCATCCACACCTTCCTGAACACCGCCGCAGACGCGAGCTACCTCAAATCCCCCAACACCCTCACCTTCACAGCCCTCACCGACAACACCCTCACCGGCTGGTGCTGGGGCTACCACCTACCCCGCCCCGACGGCTCCTCAATGCTCTACCTCCACCAACTGGAGGTCCTCGAATCCCACCGATCCCAGGGCATCGGCCGCCAACTCCTCACCACCTTCATAACCACGGGCCAGTCCCTCGGCGCCACCAAAATGTTCCTAACCACCGGCGCCAACAACACCCCCGCCCGCAACCTGTACGACTCGATGGGCGGCGGCCTATCCACCCAGGGCGCAACCGTCAACTACTGGTTCCTGCTGTAG
- a CDS encoding class I SAM-dependent methyltransferase, whose product MSQRWNHNIHYHPRILQAVPRGASSALDIGCGEGMLSRELRGVVPAVTGIDLDTPSLELAQGYGDDISYVHGDFLEYPFEPASYDVVASVATLHHVDARAGLLRMRSLLRPGGVLAVVGLARATLPRDLPRELVGVAANWGYRAARGYWEHPSPVVWPPPVTFPDMQSLVTELLPGATFRRHLLFRYSITWTSPR is encoded by the coding sequence ATGAGCCAGCGGTGGAACCACAACATCCACTACCACCCCCGCATCCTGCAGGCGGTTCCGCGGGGCGCCTCGTCTGCGTTGGACATCGGCTGCGGTGAGGGCATGCTCTCCCGGGAGCTGCGAGGCGTCGTACCGGCGGTCACCGGGATCGACCTCGATACGCCGAGCCTCGAGCTGGCACAGGGGTACGGCGACGACATCTCATACGTGCACGGCGACTTCTTGGAGTACCCGTTCGAGCCGGCGTCGTACGACGTAGTCGCCTCCGTCGCCACCCTGCACCACGTCGACGCCCGCGCGGGGTTGTTGCGGATGCGCTCGCTGCTCCGCCCGGGTGGGGTGCTGGCGGTCGTCGGTCTCGCCCGTGCGACCCTGCCACGCGACCTGCCGCGTGAGCTCGTCGGCGTAGCTGCGAACTGGGGCTACCGCGCTGCCAGGGGCTACTGGGAACACCCGTCACCAGTCGTGTGGCCGCCGCCCGTCACATTCCCGGACATGCAGTCCCTCGTCACGGAACTCCTCCCCGGCGCGACCTTCCGCCGCCACCTCCTCTTCCGCTACTCAATCACCTGGACCAGCCCACGATGA
- a CDS encoding HIRAN domain-containing protein, whose protein sequence is MELIPFSLWGDALWCGQEVVREAPHEQAIRSLSPDPIPARGADLDTEADLVPEPHNRFDPRSIAVRVQGKVVGYLPRDDAHRYHPVLSELVAQGLQPQVPCHLWVSEWEPADWDGKGAQGTEFHASVAVALGQPHMLVPVNLPPPGSFHLLPPGSGIVVPGSEVHPDVLAPFFRAEGECWVYATMHAIEEEDGIQDRHRIVVEIRLDDEPVGRLSPRLSAEFLPAIHYLADMRAETAARVAVRGDRTASEVILYAARSHDLPATWPDGLARSPVASPQWHYWATKEAN, encoded by the coding sequence ATGGAACTGATTCCGTTCAGTCTGTGGGGCGACGCTTTGTGGTGTGGTCAGGAAGTCGTGCGGGAGGCTCCGCACGAGCAGGCGATCCGTAGCCTGTCCCCCGACCCCATCCCGGCGCGCGGCGCAGATCTGGACACCGAGGCGGACCTCGTCCCGGAACCGCACAACCGTTTCGACCCGCGGTCGATCGCCGTCCGGGTGCAGGGCAAGGTTGTCGGCTATCTGCCGAGGGACGACGCGCACCGGTACCACCCGGTGCTGTCAGAGTTGGTGGCGCAAGGCCTGCAACCGCAGGTGCCGTGCCACCTGTGGGTGAGTGAGTGGGAGCCGGCGGACTGGGACGGTAAGGGCGCCCAGGGCACCGAGTTCCACGCCAGTGTCGCGGTCGCCCTCGGGCAGCCGCACATGCTCGTGCCGGTGAACCTGCCCCCGCCAGGCAGCTTTCACCTGCTACCGCCCGGCAGCGGCATCGTCGTACCGGGCAGCGAGGTGCATCCCGACGTACTGGCGCCGTTCTTCCGGGCGGAAGGCGAATGCTGGGTGTACGCCACCATGCACGCGATCGAGGAGGAGGACGGTATCCAGGACCGGCACCGGATCGTGGTCGAGATCCGGCTCGACGACGAACCTGTCGGCCGGCTCAGTCCACGGCTGAGCGCCGAGTTCCTGCCCGCGATCCACTACCTCGCCGACATGCGGGCCGAGACGGCCGCCCGGGTCGCCGTCCGCGGCGATCGCACCGCATCGGAGGTGATTCTCTACGCGGCGCGGAGTCACGACCTGCCGGCCACCTGGCCGGACGGGCTGGCCCGCTCCCCAGTCGCTTCCCCGCAATGGCACTACTGGGCGACCAAGGAAGCCAACTAG
- a CDS encoding FAD-binding oxidoreductase, with product MTTTQARQDTLGEATLGELAEGLRGELIRPADPSYDDARSIWNAAHDKLPALIVRCKGVADVIRAVEFARSEGLTLAVRGGGHSIPGFSTTDGGLVIDLSPMNSVRIDPDRRRIVAQGGCTWADVDAEAQAFGLAVTGGLVSSTGVAGFTLGGGIGWLVRKAGLACDNLVGADVVTADGRYLHTSETENPELLWALRGGGGNFGVVTSFEFQAHEVGPTVFAGLVFYPGDRAADVLRGFGTAAAAAPDELSLAINLTTAPPLPFLPEEVHGKPIVAVLGMWSGQPEAGDAATRPFRELAPVVADLFGPMPYNAMQTLLDPLFPRGLRNYFRSAFFNELGPETVDALVGAHAAVPNGLSELHVHHLGGAMGRVPADATAFGTRDREFILNVVARSEDAAGYDAVVDWARSAGSSLGPSAASYVNFTGETNEEIVRASYPAATYERLVSVKNTYDPTNLFHLNQNIRPSS from the coding sequence ATGACAACGACGCAAGCACGGCAGGACACGCTCGGGGAGGCCACACTCGGTGAACTCGCCGAGGGACTTCGTGGCGAGCTGATCCGCCCGGCCGACCCGTCGTACGACGATGCGCGGTCGATCTGGAACGCCGCGCACGACAAGTTGCCGGCGCTGATCGTCCGGTGCAAGGGAGTTGCCGACGTCATCCGGGCCGTGGAGTTCGCCCGGAGCGAGGGGTTGACGTTGGCGGTCCGGGGCGGCGGTCACAGCATCCCCGGTTTCTCGACCACCGACGGGGGCCTGGTGATCGATCTGTCGCCGATGAACTCGGTCCGGATCGACCCCGACCGGCGCCGGATCGTGGCGCAGGGCGGATGCACCTGGGCCGATGTCGACGCCGAGGCGCAGGCCTTCGGGCTGGCCGTCACCGGTGGACTGGTGTCCTCGACCGGCGTCGCGGGCTTCACGCTCGGCGGCGGGATCGGCTGGCTCGTCCGCAAGGCCGGCCTGGCCTGCGACAACCTCGTCGGGGCGGATGTCGTCACCGCGGACGGCCGGTACCTGCACACGAGCGAGACCGAGAACCCTGAGCTGCTGTGGGCGTTGCGGGGCGGCGGCGGCAACTTCGGTGTCGTCACCTCGTTCGAGTTCCAGGCGCACGAGGTCGGTCCGACGGTCTTCGCGGGCCTCGTCTTCTACCCGGGCGACCGGGCGGCCGACGTACTGCGTGGCTTCGGTACGGCGGCAGCCGCGGCGCCGGACGAGTTGTCGTTGGCAATCAACCTCACCACCGCACCGCCGCTGCCGTTCCTGCCCGAAGAGGTGCACGGCAAGCCGATCGTCGCCGTCCTCGGCATGTGGTCCGGACAGCCGGAGGCCGGCGACGCCGCCACCCGGCCGTTCCGCGAACTCGCGCCGGTGGTCGCCGACCTGTTCGGACCGATGCCGTACAACGCGATGCAGACACTGCTCGATCCGCTGTTCCCGCGTGGCCTGCGGAACTACTTCCGCTCGGCGTTCTTCAACGAGCTCGGTCCGGAAACCGTCGACGCCCTCGTCGGCGCGCACGCCGCCGTACCGAACGGCCTGTCCGAGCTCCACGTCCACCATCTCGGTGGCGCGATGGGCCGGGTGCCGGCCGATGCCACCGCGTTCGGGACGCGCGACCGCGAGTTCATCCTCAACGTGGTCGCCCGGAGCGAGGACGCGGCCGGGTACGACGCGGTGGTCGACTGGGCTCGTTCGGCCGGCAGTTCACTCGGGCCGAGCGCGGCGTCGTACGTGAACTTCACCGGCGAGACGAACGAGGAGATCGTCCGGGCGTCGTACCCGGCGGCGACGTACGAACGGCTCGTGAGCGTCAAGAACACCTACGACCCGACGAACCTGTTCCACCTCAACCAGAACATCCGGCCCTCGAGCTAG
- a CDS encoding BTAD domain-containing putative transcriptional regulator: MRIRLLGGFAVDRGGRSVDPKVWRLRKARTLVKLLALTREQRLHRDVLLEALWPDRASTSAMNNLHQVLHVGRRALAGDEPSNGLLELRDDFVVLLADGLVDVDVRTFERLAVLGRTSGDLADLRAAVAAYAGDLLPEDRFEDWAVRPREELRATFGNLLVDFADAAAAAGQEADAFDALTRALAIDPLHEHGVRSLMRRHAATGRSSEALAQYERLRSDLRTAYGTDPDPETQRLYQELLTGTVTVDAQQRHNLAPALTSFVGREREIADVHRLMEQGRLVTLTGVGGAGKTRLAEEAARRLVDSYPDGVWIADLVPVADPQLVADTVAAALGLDPAAGPDSTRTLIARLAPRNLLLVLDNCEHLLAACAGLASAVRRSCPGVSLLATSREPLHAPGEVTFRVPSLELPEPADADALDRLGTLSSVRLFVDRAQDVRPGFVLDAGNAAAVVEICRCLDGIPLALELAAARASHLEAAEIAARLGEALSLLGRPGEVTRHATLRATLEWSHALLSDDEQVLLRRLAVFSGSFSLRSAEQVCADDRIPGPEVLDVLGRLVDKSLLLVDHDGPRSRYRLLETIRQFAYERLVAAQEAAPMEAAHCRHFLELAADEDPEQGGVVVERPQLLDADHDNLRGALGWALRHDHQQALLLGLSLSPYWLARGHFSEGAGWLERVLEVAVEPSRERARAIFALAILLARSGLSDRLPGLGDEAVAIAEQSADPLDLVTNRVLRGTLLLGSGDLDDVEQTAVNALTQADSLGAAPLAAAAQGLAAMTALFRENAELAQQRFEECLRRLGQLDATAVRFFPAVTMCLPLVPVGGRWIPVFEETFLLGRRVGAVQGTGYALSGLADAHRLTRDLDAAQDAVRRSVDTFTGIEDASGLGHALNHLGCIERDQGLFGPAEEHLREALRIRQQLGDRRGESLTLANLGLLAAAAGDPGAGRRLTRAALDRGEAVDDAPAAGGALLNLAVVELFADERRTARILAEQAVEAFHPQGYLRLEAWTRLLAAELAADDGDTEVVNRHGPVAAEIFTQLGCRIGTARAAALLTER, from the coding sequence GTGCGAATCCGGCTGCTCGGTGGTTTCGCTGTCGATCGCGGGGGGCGATCCGTCGATCCGAAGGTGTGGCGGCTGCGCAAGGCGCGGACGCTGGTCAAGCTGCTCGCGTTGACGCGCGAGCAGCGGCTGCATCGCGACGTACTGCTCGAGGCGTTGTGGCCGGACCGGGCCTCGACGTCGGCGATGAACAATCTCCACCAGGTCCTGCACGTCGGACGGAGGGCGCTCGCGGGCGACGAGCCGAGCAACGGATTGCTGGAGTTGCGCGACGACTTCGTCGTACTGCTCGCGGACGGGCTGGTCGACGTCGACGTACGGACGTTCGAACGGCTGGCGGTACTGGGCCGGACCAGCGGTGACCTGGCCGACCTGCGCGCCGCGGTCGCTGCGTACGCAGGCGATCTCCTGCCGGAGGACAGGTTCGAGGACTGGGCCGTCCGGCCGCGGGAGGAACTGCGGGCGACCTTCGGCAACCTTCTCGTCGACTTCGCCGACGCGGCCGCCGCAGCGGGCCAGGAAGCGGATGCGTTCGATGCCCTGACGCGCGCCCTCGCCATCGATCCGCTGCACGAACACGGCGTCCGGAGCCTCATGCGGCGGCATGCGGCGACAGGCCGTTCCTCGGAGGCGTTGGCGCAGTACGAACGTCTCAGAAGCGATCTGCGTACTGCGTACGGCACCGATCCGGACCCGGAAACGCAGCGCCTGTACCAAGAACTGCTGACCGGCACTGTCACCGTCGACGCGCAGCAACGGCACAACCTCGCGCCGGCGTTGACGAGCTTCGTCGGCCGTGAGCGCGAGATCGCGGACGTCCATCGCCTGATGGAGCAAGGCCGGCTGGTCACCCTCACCGGAGTGGGCGGCGCGGGCAAGACACGGTTGGCCGAGGAGGCTGCGCGCCGTCTGGTCGACTCGTACCCCGACGGCGTCTGGATCGCCGACCTCGTACCGGTGGCCGATCCGCAACTCGTCGCCGACACCGTCGCGGCCGCTCTCGGCCTCGACCCCGCGGCCGGCCCGGACTCGACGCGTACCCTCATCGCCCGCCTGGCGCCGCGGAACCTTCTTCTCGTCCTCGACAACTGCGAGCACCTGCTCGCGGCCTGCGCCGGCCTCGCGAGCGCAGTACGGCGAAGTTGCCCGGGCGTCAGCCTCCTTGCGACCAGCCGCGAACCGTTGCACGCTCCGGGCGAGGTGACCTTCCGGGTGCCGTCGCTCGAGCTTCCGGAGCCGGCGGATGCGGATGCCCTGGACCGGCTCGGCACGCTGTCGTCCGTGCGGCTGTTCGTCGATCGAGCCCAGGACGTCCGGCCCGGCTTCGTCCTCGATGCGGGCAACGCCGCCGCCGTTGTGGAGATCTGCCGGTGTCTGGACGGCATTCCGCTCGCCCTCGAGTTGGCCGCCGCACGCGCGTCGCACCTCGAAGCCGCGGAGATCGCCGCGCGTCTCGGCGAGGCGCTTTCGTTGCTGGGCCGACCCGGCGAGGTCACCCGGCACGCGACCCTGCGGGCGACGCTCGAGTGGAGCCATGCCTTGCTGTCGGACGACGAGCAGGTCCTGCTGCGCCGGCTTGCGGTCTTCTCCGGCAGCTTCTCGCTCCGGTCCGCCGAGCAGGTGTGTGCAGACGACCGGATCCCCGGTCCGGAGGTGCTCGACGTCCTCGGCCGCCTGGTCGACAAGTCGCTGCTGCTGGTCGACCACGACGGGCCGCGCTCCCGGTACCGGCTCCTGGAGACCATTCGGCAGTTCGCGTACGAGCGTCTGGTCGCCGCGCAAGAAGCCGCACCCATGGAGGCCGCACACTGCCGGCACTTCCTGGAGCTTGCGGCCGACGAGGATCCGGAGCAGGGCGGCGTCGTGGTCGAACGCCCCCAGCTCCTCGACGCCGACCACGACAATCTCCGCGGCGCGCTGGGCTGGGCGCTCCGCCATGATCACCAGCAAGCGTTGCTGCTCGGGCTCAGCCTGTCGCCGTACTGGCTGGCGCGAGGCCACTTCTCCGAAGGCGCGGGCTGGCTGGAACGTGTCCTCGAGGTCGCCGTCGAACCATCGCGCGAGCGAGCCCGGGCCATCTTCGCGCTGGCGATCCTGCTCGCCCGGAGCGGCTTGTCCGACCGGCTGCCCGGTCTCGGCGACGAGGCGGTCGCGATCGCCGAGCAGTCCGCAGACCCGCTCGACCTCGTCACCAACCGGGTACTGCGCGGCACGCTGCTGCTCGGGAGCGGTGATCTCGACGACGTCGAGCAGACCGCCGTCAACGCGCTCACCCAGGCCGACTCCTTGGGCGCGGCGCCGCTCGCCGCGGCCGCGCAAGGGCTGGCCGCGATGACCGCACTGTTCCGCGAGAACGCCGAGCTTGCACAGCAGCGCTTCGAAGAGTGCCTACGGCGGTTGGGGCAGCTCGACGCGACCGCGGTCCGGTTCTTCCCCGCCGTCACGATGTGTCTACCGCTCGTGCCGGTCGGCGGCCGGTGGATCCCGGTGTTCGAGGAGACGTTCCTGCTCGGTCGTCGGGTCGGCGCCGTGCAGGGCACCGGCTACGCATTGTCAGGCTTGGCCGACGCACACCGGTTGACGCGAGACCTGGACGCCGCACAGGACGCGGTACGGCGGTCCGTCGACACCTTCACCGGAATCGAGGACGCATCCGGACTCGGCCATGCCCTCAACCACCTCGGCTGCATCGAGCGTGACCAGGGACTGTTCGGTCCGGCCGAGGAGCATCTACGGGAAGCGCTCCGGATCCGTCAGCAGCTGGGCGACCGTCGAGGTGAGAGTTTGACGCTCGCCAATCTCGGTCTGCTCGCCGCGGCGGCCGGCGATCCTGGGGCGGGAAGGCGGCTCACCCGCGCGGCACTCGACCGCGGTGAAGCGGTCGACGATGCGCCTGCCGCGGGCGGTGCTTTGCTGAATCTGGCCGTCGTCGAGTTGTTCGCCGACGAACGGCGAACCGCGCGGATCCTGGCCGAGCAGGCGGTCGAAGCCTTTCACCCGCAGGGATATCTGCGACTCGAGGCGTGGACCCGGCTGCTCGCCGCCGAGCTCGCCGCCGACGACGGTGACACCGAGGTTGTGAACAGACACGGTCCGGTGGCGGCGGAGATCTTCACCCAGCTGGGCTGCCGGATCGGTACGGCGCGTGCGGCCGCCCTGCTCACGGAACGCTAA
- a CDS encoding acetylxylan esterase has protein sequence MLSFELSYDELLTYQGTNPRPADFDEFWDKALLSLDEVAADAEFVDATDFPLTTATAQHLYFNGTGGYRVHAKVLRPAEPTGPAVLLFHGYGGEQPKWVELLPYAARGFTVAALDVREQVGFRTPSQAGNSFSLQHHLVHGLDDGPDGLLYKHIFLDTRRLAELIGGLPEVDAARIATTGWSQGGGLSLVAAALTPSIKYTASVFPFLCDYQRTWDLNLETGPYDEIVTWFRKRDPRHLRQDEVFTTLGYIDVQNLAPRIQAEVTLFVGLEDQVCPPSTQFAVYNKLKSAKETRLYPDFGHDDLPGAHDDIYQLMGTKL, from the coding sequence GTGCTTTCCTTCGAGCTGTCATACGACGAGTTACTGACCTACCAGGGCACGAATCCGCGGCCCGCGGACTTCGACGAGTTCTGGGACAAGGCGCTGCTCTCACTCGATGAGGTGGCGGCCGACGCGGAATTCGTCGACGCGACGGACTTCCCGCTGACCACGGCGACCGCGCAACACCTGTACTTCAACGGCACCGGCGGCTATCGGGTGCACGCGAAGGTACTGCGGCCCGCCGAGCCGACCGGGCCGGCGGTGCTGCTGTTCCACGGGTACGGCGGTGAGCAGCCGAAGTGGGTCGAGCTGCTCCCGTATGCGGCTCGCGGGTTCACGGTCGCGGCGCTGGATGTGCGGGAGCAGGTCGGTTTCCGTACGCCGTCGCAGGCGGGCAACAGCTTCTCGTTGCAGCATCACCTGGTGCACGGGCTCGACGACGGGCCCGACGGGTTGCTGTACAAGCACATCTTCCTGGACACACGGCGGCTGGCCGAGCTGATCGGCGGTCTGCCTGAGGTCGACGCTGCGCGGATCGCGACAACGGGCTGGAGCCAGGGCGGCGGGTTGTCGTTGGTGGCCGCCGCGCTGACACCGTCGATCAAGTACACGGCGAGCGTGTTCCCGTTCCTGTGCGACTACCAGCGGACCTGGGACCTGAACCTGGAGACCGGGCCGTACGACGAGATCGTCACGTGGTTCCGCAAGCGCGACCCGCGGCATCTGCGGCAGGACGAGGTGTTCACGACGCTCGGCTACATCGACGTACAGAACCTGGCCCCGCGCATCCAGGCCGAGGTAACCCTCTTCGTCGGCCTCGAAGACCAGGTCTGCCCGCCGTCGACCCAGTTCGCCGTCTACAACAAACTCAAGTCGGCCAAGGAAACCCGCCTCTACCCCGACTTCGGCCACGACGACCTCCCCGGCGCCCACGACGACATCTACCAACTAATGGGCACCAAGCTCTAG